The following are encoded in a window of Carassius auratus strain Wakin chromosome 6, ASM336829v1, whole genome shotgun sequence genomic DNA:
- the pde6d gene encoding retinal rod rhodopsin-sensitive cGMP 3',5'-cyclic phosphodiesterase subunit delta isoform X2, whose product MSSDEDRAKEILKGFKLNWMNLRDAETGKVLWQGTEDLSLPGVEHEARVPKKILKCKAVSRELNFSSVEKLEKFRLEQKVFFKEWFFEFGFVIPNSTNTWQSLIEAAPESQMMPANVLTGNVVIETKFFDDDLHVSTSRVRLFYV is encoded by the exons ATGTCTTCGGATGAAGACAGAGCGAAGGAGATTCTGAAGGGGTTTAAACT AAACTGGATGAATCTTAGAGATGCAGAGACAGGGAAGGTTCTCTGGCAGGGAACTGAAGACCTCTCTCTTCCTGGGGTAGAACATGAAG CCCGGGTTCCTAAGAAGATCCTGAAATGTAAAGCTGTCTCCAGAGAGCTGAATTTCTCTTCGGTAGAAAAACTGGAAAAATTCCGACTGGAacaaaaagttttctttaaag agtggtTTTTTGAGTTTGGTTTTGTGATTCCTAATTCTACAAACACATGGCAATCTTTGATAGAAGCTGCACCAGAGTCACAGATGATGCCTGCAAATGTCTTAAC TGGTAATGTTGTTATAGAGACCAAGTTTTTTGATGACGATCTTCATGTCAGCACATCCCGGGTACGACTGTTCTACGTCTGA
- the pde6d gene encoding retinal rod rhodopsin-sensitive cGMP 3',5'-cyclic phosphodiesterase subunit delta isoform X1, whose product MSSDEDRAKEILKGFKLNWMNLRDAETGKVLWQGTEDLSLPGVEHEARVPKKILKCKAVSRELNFSSVEKLEKFRLEQKVFFKGQCLEEWFFEFGFVIPNSTNTWQSLIEAAPESQMMPANVLTGNVVIETKFFDDDLHVSTSRVRLFYV is encoded by the exons ATGTCTTCGGATGAAGACAGAGCGAAGGAGATTCTGAAGGGGTTTAAACT AAACTGGATGAATCTTAGAGATGCAGAGACAGGGAAGGTTCTCTGGCAGGGAACTGAAGACCTCTCTCTTCCTGGGGTAGAACATGAAG CCCGGGTTCCTAAGAAGATCCTGAAATGTAAAGCTGTCTCCAGAGAGCTGAATTTCTCTTCGGTAGAAAAACTGGAAAAATTCCGACTGGAacaaaaagttttctttaaagGCCAGTGCCTAGAAG agtggtTTTTTGAGTTTGGTTTTGTGATTCCTAATTCTACAAACACATGGCAATCTTTGATAGAAGCTGCACCAGAGTCACAGATGATGCCTGCAAATGTCTTAAC TGGTAATGTTGTTATAGAGACCAAGTTTTTTGATGACGATCTTCATGTCAGCACATCCCGGGTACGACTGTTCTACGTCTGA
- the phb2b gene encoding prohibitin-2b — MANKEPNRLLQNLKDLAGRMSSGSKGAGLGLKLLIGAGALAYGVKEATYTVEGGQRAIIFNRIGGMQMDTVLSEGLHFRIPWFQYPIIYDIRAKPRKISSLTGSKDLQMVNIALRVLSRPVASNLPVLYQHLGKDYDERVLPSIVNEVLKSVVAKFNASQLITQRAQVSLLIRRELFERAKDFNIILDDVAITELSFSKEYTAAVEAKQVAQQEAQRAQFFVEKAKQEQRQKIIQAEGEAQAAKMLGKAVTKNPGYLKLRRIRAAQNIAKTVAASQNRVYLSADSLVLNLQDDSFNNLSLGKK, encoded by the exons ATGGCGAATAAAGAGCCTAAC AGGTTGCTCCAGAACCTAAAGGATCTCGCCGGACGCATGTCCTCTGGCTCAAAGGGTGCTGGACTTGGTCTGAAGTTGTTAATTGGAGCAGGTGCACTTGCTTATGGAGTCAAAGAGGCCACATATACAG TGGAGGGCGGTCAGCGTGCTATTATCTTTAATAGAATTGGAGGGATGCAGATGGATACAGTCCTCTCTGAGGGTCTCCACTTCAG GATCCCATGGTTTCAATATCCAATCATATATGATATCAGAGCGAAACCAAGAAAAATATCCTCTTTAACGGGAAGCAAAg ACCTGCAGATGGTGAACATCGCATTGCGTGTGCTGTCCCGACCTGTGGCTTCCAACCTTCCTGTCTTGTACCAGCATCTGGGGAAGGACTACGATGAGCGCGTGCTGCCGTCCATTGTAAATGAAGTTCTGAAGAGTGTGGTCGCCAAATTTAACGCATCCCAACTAATTACACAAAGAGCCCAG GTCTCTCTGCTCATCCGACGGGAGCTCTTTGAACGTGCTAAGGACTTTAACATTATTCTCGATGACGTGGCTATCACAGAGTTGAGCTTCAGCAAGGAGTACACAGCAGCTGTGGAGGCCAAACAAGTTG CCCAGCAGGAGGCGCAAAGAGCTCAGTTCTTTGTGGAGAAAGCGAAACAAGAACAGAGGCAGAAAATCATCCAAGCTGAAGGAGAGGCCCAGGCAGCCAAAATG TTGGGGAAAGCCGTCACAAAGAACCCTGGTTACCTTAAACTCAGAAGAATCAGAGCAGCGCAGAACATCGCCAAAACG GTGGCGGCTTCACAGAACAGGGTTTACCTGAGTGCAGATAGTTTGGTTCTGAATCTACAGGACGACTCTTTTAACAA TTTGTCTCTCGGGAAGAAGTAA